A stretch of the Cyprinus carpio isolate SPL01 chromosome B4, ASM1834038v1, whole genome shotgun sequence genome encodes the following:
- the pmch gene encoding pro-MCH translates to MASSYIFIIALALLVELTTALPKVKMDEGRTDQDRLVSIVEDDASEMGPGQLTFRRHPIIEGRLVDEDGTKRIFILADTEIKGSLGRESNLAFSRTLPVLPPRGMDHALDGFNMRDERRSIDDVIPVGRRDIDMLRCMIGRVYRPCWQA, encoded by the exons ATGGCATCTTCCTACATATTCATCATTGCACTTGCACTTTTAGTTGAATTGACTACAGCTTTGCCCAAAGTTAAGATGGACGAAGGACGTACAGACCAAGATAGACTAGTGTCGATAGTAGAAGATGATGCAAGCGAAATGGGACCTGGGCAGCTCACATTCAGAAGACACCCCATCATAGAGGGCAGACTGGTGGATGAAGACGGGACAAAACGCATCTTCATACTTGCC GACACAGAAATAAAAGGGTCTCTTGGGAGGGAATCAAACCTTGCCTTTTCGAGAACCCTCCCTGTGCTGCCGCCGCGTGGGATGGATCATGCTCTGGATGGATTCAACATGAGGGATGAGCGACGTAGCATAGATGATGTCATTCCCGTGGGCAGGAGGGACATAGACA TGCTGAGGTGCATGATAGGGAGAGTCTACAGGCCCTGTTGGCAAGCTTGA
- the LOC109072411 gene encoding PCNA-interacting partner isoform X1 gives MVVMEESLRTLTRVFRRECHRVLDSERTTIQGADGMLMVLQLAMAGVNKQEHGDFGVVLSEVLAAWKYFLLDKLQLSHNDIPLPQNYDLIRKEYDCFLKRTNTVDLIDVFIMFKELRINEDPEEPLTAMQLFQFLIGEKESLEKMDPFPLCPATPSNKAICSPQIQRVVRRVFCFYLGLLVNSKNDLALAYTLDNPDRSLGHSAFTDLRHAACDSASSLFLTVTSFVRAIQLGGKGYAPPESHPLRKHVKGLSEFLNFVDQCQEVLGETPNPREAGSKLVSSIRAALVKGRSNGDPVYLAAEDTAKSLKERIGQIHTMQTHSVVGTGISPARPKAYAINHSTAYGGRETVKVLMTLLDEEALAPPCRNKAELLSEDHAVLNGSSGFCLLTLYKSPDAPTGSSPKPLRNRILSQQEHIKSKVVRPTIRSQFACTYKDDELPLNRVLEFPSTSQLPTCMHPAPKKPIPLSVTVEEEHDPTGMDISVKDMDPEATNLRHEGPGQTALGEHSGNAWIRAGGKGTQPEQLRRATGTSKRKLANRECTEQGREENQPPQKRPPAKAPAGGLGKRNVKAASKKLIAGQGKLTGFFRL, from the exons GAACATGGGGACTTTGGTGTTGTTTTGAGTGAAGTCTTGGCTGCCTGGAAATACTTCCTTCTGGATAAGCTCCAGCTATCCCACAACGATATCCCTCTTCCACAAAACTATGACCTCATCCGAAAAGAGTATGACTGCTTTTTGAAACGCACCAATACTGTGGACTTGATTGACGTCTTCATTATGTTCAAGGAGCTTCGGATAAATGAGGACCCTGAGGAGCCCCTAACCGCA ATGCAACTGTTTCAGTTTCTcattggtgagaaggagagtttggaGAAAATGGATCCTTTTCCTTTGTGTCCCGCAACTCCATCTAACAAGGCAATCTGCAGTCCACAG ATACAGAGAGTTGTCAGGagagttttctgtttttatttgggcCTTCTGGTGAACTCTAAGAACGACCTGGCCCTCGCATACACCCTGGACAACCCAGATCGCTCTCTGGGTCACAGCGCCTTTACTGACCTTAGACATGCTGCCTGCGACAGCGCCTCGTCTCTCTTCCTG ACAGTAACATCATTTGTCAGGGCCATACAGTTGGGAGGAAAGGGGTACGCCCCACCTGAGTCTCACCCCTTAAGGAAGCACGTAAAGGGTTTATCGGAGTTTCTTAACTTTGTTGACCAGTGTCAAGAAGTCCTGGGAGAAACCCCTAATCCCAG AGAAGCTGGATCCAAGCTGGTGTCTAGTATTAGAGCTGCTCTGGTCAAAGGCCGCAGTAATGGAGACCCAGTCTACCTTGCAGCAGAGGATACGGCCAAAAGTCTCAAGGAAAGAATTGGTCAAATACACACCATGCAGACACATTCAGTGGTTGGCACGGGAATCAGTCCAGCAAGG ccCAAAGCATATGCTATTAACCACTCCACTGCCTATGGGGGACGAGAGACTGTTAAGGTTCTGATGACTCTTTTGGATGAAGAAGCACTAGCACCGCCCTGCAGGAACAAGGCGGAATTGCTCTCTGAAGATCATGCAGTTCTTAATGGCAGCTCTGGATTTTGTCTTCTTACCCTTTACAA ATCTCCAGATGCTCCCACGGGATCTTCTCCAAAGCCTTTACGGAACCGCATCTTGAGCCAACAAGAACACATCAAGTCCAAG gtTGTGCGGCCAACCATCCGCTCTCAGTTTGCATGCACATACAAGGATGATGAGCTGCCCCTCAACCGGGTGTTGGAGTTTCCCAGCACCAGCCAACTTCCCACCTGTATGCACCCTGCACCCAAAAAACCCATCCCTTTATCAGTGACTGTGGAGGAAGAGCATGACCCCACTGGGATGGACATCAGTGTCAAAG ATATGGACCCAGAGGCCACTAACTTAAGGCATGAAGGTCCTGGCCAAACTGCTCTGGGGGAACATAGTGGAAATGCTTGGATCCGAGCAGGTGGGAAGGGGACCCAGCCAGAACAGCTCAGAAGAGCAACCGGGACCTCAAAGAGAAAGCTCGCCAATAGAGAGTGCACCGAGCAAGGAAGAGAAGAGAACCAGCCCCCTCAGAAAAGACCCCCTGCCAAGGCTCCTGCTGGAGGCCTGGGGAAAAGGAACGTTAAAGCTGCAAGCAAGAAGCTTATCGCTGGTCAGGGCAAACTCACCGGCTTTTTCAGACTGTAA
- the LOC109072411 gene encoding PCNA-interacting partner isoform X2 codes for MVVMEESLRTLTRVFRRECHRVLDSERTTIQGADGMLMVLQLAMAGVNKQEHGDFGVVLSEVLAAWKYFLLDKLQLSHNDIPLPQNYDLIRKEYDCFLKRTNTVDLIDVFIMFKELRINEDPEEPLTAMQLFQFLIGEKESLEKMDPFPLCPATPSNKAICSPQIQRVVRRVFCFYLGLLVNSKNDLALAYTLDNPDRSLGHSAFTDLRHAACDSASSLFLTVTSFVRAIQLGGKGYAPPESHPLRKHVKGLSEFLNFVDQCQEVLGETPNPREAGSKLVSSIRAALVKGRSNGDPVYLAAEDTAKSLKERIGQIHTMQTHSVVGTGISPARPKAYAINHSTAYGGRETVKVLMTLLDEEALAPPCRNKAELLSEDHAVLNGSSGFCLLTLYKSPDAPTGSSPKPLRNRILSQQEHIKSKVVRPTIRSQFACTYKDDELPLNRVLEFPSTSQLPTCMHPAPKKPIPLSVTVEEEHDPTGMDISVKEATNLRHEGPGQTALGEHSGNAWIRAGGKGTQPEQLRRATGTSKRKLANRECTEQGREENQPPQKRPPAKAPAGGLGKRNVKAASKKLIAGQGKLTGFFRL; via the exons GAACATGGGGACTTTGGTGTTGTTTTGAGTGAAGTCTTGGCTGCCTGGAAATACTTCCTTCTGGATAAGCTCCAGCTATCCCACAACGATATCCCTCTTCCACAAAACTATGACCTCATCCGAAAAGAGTATGACTGCTTTTTGAAACGCACCAATACTGTGGACTTGATTGACGTCTTCATTATGTTCAAGGAGCTTCGGATAAATGAGGACCCTGAGGAGCCCCTAACCGCA ATGCAACTGTTTCAGTTTCTcattggtgagaaggagagtttggaGAAAATGGATCCTTTTCCTTTGTGTCCCGCAACTCCATCTAACAAGGCAATCTGCAGTCCACAG ATACAGAGAGTTGTCAGGagagttttctgtttttatttgggcCTTCTGGTGAACTCTAAGAACGACCTGGCCCTCGCATACACCCTGGACAACCCAGATCGCTCTCTGGGTCACAGCGCCTTTACTGACCTTAGACATGCTGCCTGCGACAGCGCCTCGTCTCTCTTCCTG ACAGTAACATCATTTGTCAGGGCCATACAGTTGGGAGGAAAGGGGTACGCCCCACCTGAGTCTCACCCCTTAAGGAAGCACGTAAAGGGTTTATCGGAGTTTCTTAACTTTGTTGACCAGTGTCAAGAAGTCCTGGGAGAAACCCCTAATCCCAG AGAAGCTGGATCCAAGCTGGTGTCTAGTATTAGAGCTGCTCTGGTCAAAGGCCGCAGTAATGGAGACCCAGTCTACCTTGCAGCAGAGGATACGGCCAAAAGTCTCAAGGAAAGAATTGGTCAAATACACACCATGCAGACACATTCAGTGGTTGGCACGGGAATCAGTCCAGCAAGG ccCAAAGCATATGCTATTAACCACTCCACTGCCTATGGGGGACGAGAGACTGTTAAGGTTCTGATGACTCTTTTGGATGAAGAAGCACTAGCACCGCCCTGCAGGAACAAGGCGGAATTGCTCTCTGAAGATCATGCAGTTCTTAATGGCAGCTCTGGATTTTGTCTTCTTACCCTTTACAA ATCTCCAGATGCTCCCACGGGATCTTCTCCAAAGCCTTTACGGAACCGCATCTTGAGCCAACAAGAACACATCAAGTCCAAG gtTGTGCGGCCAACCATCCGCTCTCAGTTTGCATGCACATACAAGGATGATGAGCTGCCCCTCAACCGGGTGTTGGAGTTTCCCAGCACCAGCCAACTTCCCACCTGTATGCACCCTGCACCCAAAAAACCCATCCCTTTATCAGTGACTGTGGAGGAAGAGCATGACCCCACTGGGATGGACATCAGTGTCAAAG AGGCCACTAACTTAAGGCATGAAGGTCCTGGCCAAACTGCTCTGGGGGAACATAGTGGAAATGCTTGGATCCGAGCAGGTGGGAAGGGGACCCAGCCAGAACAGCTCAGAAGAGCAACCGGGACCTCAAAGAGAAAGCTCGCCAATAGAGAGTGCACCGAGCAAGGAAGAGAAGAGAACCAGCCCCCTCAGAAAAGACCCCCTGCCAAGGCTCCTGCTGGAGGCCTGGGGAAAAGGAACGTTAAAGCTGCAAGCAAGAAGCTTATCGCTGGTCAGGGCAAACTCACCGGCTTTTTCAGACTGTAA